ATGGAGTACGTCGGCGGGGTCTCCCTCAAGCAGATCCTCAAGGCCCGGATGCGCGCGAACGGCGGGAGCTTCGACCCGCTGCCCGTCGACCAGGCGCTGGCCTACATCCTCGAGGTGCTGCCGGCCTTCAGCTACCTGCACGAGCTGGGCCTGGTCTACTGCGACTTCAAGCCGGACAACCTCATCCAGGTCGGCGACGCGGTCAAGCTCATCGACCTCGGCGGCGTCCGCCGGCTCGACGACGACGACTCCGCCATCTACGGCACCGTCGGCTACCAGGCCCCGGAGGTGGCCCGGCTCGGCACCAGCGTCGCCTCCGACATCTACACGATCGGCCGCACCCTCGTCGTGCTGATGACGGAGTTCCGCGGCTACCAGACCCGCTACGTCGCCAGCCTGCCGCCGGTCGAGGAGACCCCCCTCTTCGTCGAGCACGACTCGCTCTACCGGCTGGTCGCCAAGGCCTGCGCCCCCGACCCGGCCGACCGCTTCGCCTCCGTCGACGAGCTGCGCGTCCAGCTGCTCGGCGTGCTGCGCGAAGTCGTGGCCCAGCAGACCCCGGGCACGGCGCTGACCTCGGCGGCCTCGGTGCTGTTCGAGGCGCCGGCCGTGCTCGGCTCGACGCTGGCCTGGGACACCCTGCCGGCGCTGCGGGTCGACACGAGCGACTCCCAGTACGGCCGGCTGGCCGATGCCGCCGTCGAGGACCCGGCCGAGCGGCTGCAGCTGCTCGCCAGCGCCCCGCAGGACTCGCCCGAGATCTGGCTCGCGCGCGGCCGCGCGGCCCTGCAGCTCCGCCGACCGCAGGAGGTGGAGCGCTGCGTCGAGGCCATGCTGGCCGACGACCCGTGGGAGTGGCGGGCCGTCTGGCTGAGCGGGCTGTCCGCCCTGCAGCGCGAGGACTTCCCCGCCGCGCAGGCGGCCTTCAACGCCGTCTACGGCCAGGTGCCGGGCGAGCTGGCGCCCAAGCTGGCGCTGGCCGTCGCCTGCGAGCGGGGCGGGGAGTCGGTGGTCGCGGAGAGCCTGTACCGCACCTGCGCCGGCACCGACGCCAACTACGTCGCGCCCGCCGCCTTCGGGCTGGCCCGGATCCGGCGCGGCCGCGGCGACGTCACCGCCGCCGTGCAGGCGCTGGACCTGGTGCCCTCCACCAGCCGCGGCTTCACCGACGCCCGCCGGCTGCGCGCGTCCTACCTGGCCGAGGACGGCGAGGGCCTGCCCGCGCTGGGCCAGGCGATGGCCAGCCTCGGCGGGGTGCGGCTGGACCCCCAGGAGGAGGCGCAGCTGAGCGTGCAGATCCTGTCCCGGGCCCTGACGCTGGTGGACCAGGGCGGGCCGCGCGACGACGTCCGGATCGGTGCCCACGCCGCCCGGTCGGAGGAGCTGCGGGACGGCCTCGAGGCGGCCTACCGGCGGTGGGCGGCGACCGAGGACGACGAGCAGCGCCGGTGGTCGCTGGTGGACCAGGCCAACGAGGTGCGAAGGTGGACCCTGCGATGACCGAGACCTCTCCCCCGGCACCGGCTGCCGCCCGTCTGACCTGCCCCTCCTGCGGAGCGGAGGTCACCGACGCCGAGCGCTTCTGCGAGGCCTGCGGCGCCCCGCTCAGCCCCACCACCGAGGCGGTGACCGTGGTCGAGACCGGCGCCGAGAGCCCCGTCGAGCTCAGCCGGCCGGTGGGGGCGACGGCCGTCACAGCCACCCCGGAGCCCGCCGCCGCACCGCCCTGCACCAGCTGCGGGGGTGTCGTCGGCGAGGACGGCTACTGCACCACCTGCGGCACCCTGGCCCGCAGCCCCCGCGACCACTACGTCGAGCAGCCCGCCGCCTGGGTCGCCGCCGTCTGCGACCGCGGCGTCCGCCACCACCGCAACGAGGACGCGACCGCCGTCGCCGCCGACCCCGAGCCCGGCTCCCGCGCCGTGCTCGTCGTCTGCGACGGCGTCTCGACCTCCACCGACTCCGACGTCGCCGCCCTCGCCGGAGCCCGGAGCGCCCGGGACGTGCTGGTCGCGGCGCGGGCCACCGGCCTCGGCGTCACCGCCAGCCGGGCCGCGGCGCTGGCGCAGTCGTTCGGCGTCGCCTCGGCCCAGGCCAACGAGGCCGTGATCGCCAACACCGCCGCGGACAGCGACAACGCCGCCTCCTGCACCTTCGCCGCCGCGGTGCTCGAGGGCGAGCTCGTGGTCTTCGGCACCGTCGGCGACAGCCGGGTCTACTGGCTGCCCGACGCCGGCGCCGGCGACCCGCTGCAGCTCAGCGTCGACGACTCCATGGCGCAGGTGCGGATCGAGATGGGGGTCGACCGGGTCGAGGCCGAGAACGGCCCGCAGGCGCACGCGATCACGAAGTGGCTGGGCCGCGACAGCACCGACGTCGTGCCCCGCACCGGCTCCCTCACCCTGCAGGCGCCGGGCTGGCTGATGGTCTGCTCCGACGGCCTGTGGAACTACTGCTCCGACGCGGGCGAGCTGCAGGCCCTGGTCGCGGCGACGCAGGCCACCACCGGTCCCGACCCCCTCCCGCTGGCCGCGGCCCTGGTCGACTGGGCCAACGCCCAGGGCGGTCGGGACAACATCAGCGTCGCCCTCGCCCGGCACGCCTGAGCCCACCCGCGGCCTGAGCCCACCCCCCGCGGCCCGAGCCCACCCCCCGCGGCCTGAGCCTGTCGAAGGCCCCTCGACGGGCTCAGGGCGCGGGACCGGACGTGCGCGCCGCCGCTCAGGGGGTGCCGGGCGGGCGGCCCTGGGTCTGCCACCAGTCGCGCACCCGGGTGGCCGCGAAGCCCCCCACCGTGCCGACGGCGGCGCCCAGCTTGCCGACCAGGCTGACCAGGGGGTCGGACGAGCTGGCGAAGGTCTTCTGGTAGGACGCGGCGGCGGCCCGGACGTCGTCGCTGATCGGCGCGCTCGCGTCGTCCTCGCGGCGCAGGTAGTCCCCGCCCAGGATGGCGCGGTACTCCCCGCCCGCGGCCCACTGCTGCAGCTCGGCGGCGCGGAGCGCGGCCATCGGGTGCGACTGGCCGGAGATCTGCAGCAGCTTGAGCACCGAGTCCCGGACGTCGCCGCTGGACTGGTACTCCCGGGCCTGGTCGAGGAAGCCGGCGACGTCCATGTCGTCGGGGTCCAGGGCCCCGGCCAGCGCGGCGTGCACCTTGAGGGCCGCGGCCGGGTCCTGCGTGCAGAGCAGGCCGGCCCGGTCGGCCGACAGCTCGGCCTTCCGGTACCACTCGTGCAGGGCCAGCACGATGGCCCGCAGCCCCCACGCACCCAGCGGCAGCCACTGCACGTTGGCCGAGATGGCCACCAGCTGGGTCAGCACCATCCGGTACAGCCCGTGGCCCGACAGCACGTGGCCCACCTCGTGACCGATGACGAAGCGCATGCCGTCGGAGTCGAGCAGCTGGAGCATGCCGGTGGTGGTCACGATGATCGGCCGGTCGGTGCCGAGGGTCATGGCGTCCGGGTGCGGGTCCTGGGTGACGTAGAGCTCGGGCACCCGGGGCAGGTCGAGGGCGGTCGCGCACTCGGCGACCATGACGTGCAGCTCGGGGTACTGCCGCGCCGAGACGCGGACGGCGGTGGCCAGGTGGAGCAGCCGCTCGCTGCGCTCGCCGACCGCGCCGAGCACCGCCTTCAGGACCGCGTCGAAACCGGGGACGGCCCGCAGCGCCACCAGGGCGCCGCGGTCGGCCGGGTGCTCGTAGGCGCGGGGGCTGATGCCGGCGAAGCGGATCCGGCCCGGACGCAGCTCGCGGTTGCTGGCGTAGCTCATGGCCGCGATCGTAGGCCCGACGCGCGCCGGCCGCGGCGTCCCGCACCGGCTCCGGCGGGCACCTCGACCGGCATACTGAGGCCACGAGCCGGACCGAGGTCCGGGACCCAGCCGAGGAGGACCTCACCCGATGGCCGAGTTCAGCGCCAGCGTCTACCAGAACGAGTTCCTGCCCGACGGCGGCACCGACGTCAACGCGATCGTCACGCTGACCTGCTCGGGCGCCGGGGCCGCGGGCCAGACGGGCGGCGGCGACGCGGGCGAGATCATCATCGTCGACACCTCCGGGTCGATGGGCCGCACCAAGCTGGAGGCGGCCAAGATCGCCGCCGCGGCGGCCGTCGACCAGATCATCGACGGCACCTGGTTCGCGGTGGTCGCCGGCAGCCACCAGGCCTACCTCGCCTTCCCGCCCGTGCGCAGCGGCGCCGGCCTGGTCCGGATGGACAGCGCCGCCCGGCACGCCGCCCACCAGGCCATCGCCCAGTTCCGCGCGGACGGCGGGACCGCGATGGGCACCTGGCTGACGCTGGCCGGCCGGCTCTTCGACTCCGTGCCGGCCCTCGCGCAGCGGCACGCCATCCTGCTCACCGACGGCGAGAACCACAACGAGACGCCCGAGCAGCTGAGCACCGCGATCGCGGGGGTCGCCGGCCGGTTCCAGTGCGACTGCCGCGGCGTCGGCGTCGACTGGCAGGTGGCCGAGGTGCGGCGGATCGCGCAGGCCCTGCTGGGCACGGTCGACATCATCCCCGACGCCGGCCAGATGCAGCAGGTGTTCGCCGAGCTGATGCAGCGCTCGATGGCCCGCGGCGTCGCGGAGGCGCAGCTGCGGGTGTGGGCGCCGCAGGGCGCGGAGGTGATGTTCGTGCGGCAGGTCGCGCCGACGGTGGAGGACCTGTCGTCGCGGCGGACGCCCGTCAACGCCCTGACCTCCGCCTTCCCCACCGGCTCCTGGGGCGACGAGTCCCGCGACTACCACGTGAGCGTGCGGCTGGCCGCGAAGGCGATCGGCCAGGAGCAGCTGGCCTCGCGGGTCCAGCTGGTGGTGGGCGAGCAGGTCGTCGCCCAGGGCCTGGTCAAGGCCCGCTGGTCCGACGACGACAGCCTCACCACCCGGATCAACCCCGAGGTCGCCCACTACACCGGGCAGACCGAGCTGGCCGACGCGATCCAGGAGGGGCTGGCCGCCAAGGCGGCCGGGGACACGGAGACGGCGACGACGAAGCTCGGCCGGGCCGTCCAGCTGGCGGCCGCGACGGGCAACGCGGAGGCCACCAGCAAGCTCCGCAAGGTCGTCGACATCGACGACCCCGACACCGGGACCGTCCGGCTGCGGCGCGCCGTGGACAGGGCGGACGAGATGGCGCTCGACACCGCCTCCACCAAGACCACCCGCGTGCGGGCGCAGGGATGACCGCCGTCTGCCCGGCCGGGCACCAGACCGTCGCGCAGGACTACTGCGACGTCTGCGGCCTGCCGGTGACGGCCGACGCGGCGCCCGCGGGCAGCGGGCCGGCCTCGGTCCGCGACGTCCCGACCGGCTCCCGGGTGCCGGTCTCCAGCTCGGCGCCGGGCGCCGCCCAGTCCTGCCCGAACTGCAGCGCCCCGAACCCCGAGGACGCGCTGTTCTGCGAGGCCTGCGGCTACGACTTCACCACCGGCAGCATGCCGCGCCCGCTCACCCCGCCCGACGGCCCGCCCGCGCCGGAGGCCCCGGCCGCACCCGAGGCGGCGGACGCCGCTCCCACCGCGGCGCCGGC
The window above is part of the Friedmanniella luteola genome. Proteins encoded here:
- a CDS encoding double zinc ribbon domain-containing protein, which produces MTETSPPAPAAARLTCPSCGAEVTDAERFCEACGAPLSPTTEAVTVVETGAESPVELSRPVGATAVTATPEPAAAPPCTSCGGVVGEDGYCTTCGTLARSPRDHYVEQPAAWVAAVCDRGVRHHRNEDATAVAADPEPGSRAVLVVCDGVSTSTDSDVAALAGARSARDVLVAARATGLGVTASRAAALAQSFGVASAQANEAVIANTAADSDNAASCTFAAAVLEGELVVFGTVGDSRVYWLPDAGAGDPLQLSVDDSMAQVRIEMGVDRVEAENGPQAHAITKWLGRDSTDVVPRTGSLTLQAPGWLMVCSDGLWNYCSDAGELQALVAATQATTGPDPLPLAAALVDWANAQGGRDNISVALARHA
- a CDS encoding serine/threonine-protein kinase; protein product: MTACTQPGCTGSYADGYCDVCGSPAAPTAPAAPAPATTAPAPTGAAPVAVGLAPGRCTQPGCTGSYVDGYCDVCGSPAPAGVASAAGPGPRPATADGTAAAAGAGHPLDDGGATGPAGAASTRTRGSSRLDSTALGSRRAASAGSTVTSRVRSSSTRMRAARLGAGLTRVPPAPVVDASAAVMTDPVVPEDKRSCSVCGNAVGRTRDGRPGRPEGFCPRCGSAYSFTPKLGPGDVVAGQYEVAGCLAHGGLGWIYLARDRNVSNRWVVLKGLLNTGDADALAVAIVEQQFLAQVEHPLIVEIYNFVTHDGAGYIVMEYVGGVSLKQILKARMRANGGSFDPLPVDQALAYILEVLPAFSYLHELGLVYCDFKPDNLIQVGDAVKLIDLGGVRRLDDDDSAIYGTVGYQAPEVARLGTSVASDIYTIGRTLVVLMTEFRGYQTRYVASLPPVEETPLFVEHDSLYRLVAKACAPDPADRFASVDELRVQLLGVLREVVAQQTPGTALTSAASVLFEAPAVLGSTLAWDTLPALRVDTSDSQYGRLADAAVEDPAERLQLLASAPQDSPEIWLARGRAALQLRRPQEVERCVEAMLADDPWEWRAVWLSGLSALQREDFPAAQAAFNAVYGQVPGELAPKLALAVACERGGESVVAESLYRTCAGTDANYVAPAAFGLARIRRGRGDVTAAVQALDLVPSTSRGFTDARRLRASYLAEDGEGLPALGQAMASLGGVRLDPQEEAQLSVQILSRALTLVDQGGPRDDVRIGAHAARSEELRDGLEAAYRRWAATEDDEQRRWSLVDQANEVRRWTLR
- a CDS encoding vWA domain-containing protein; the protein is MAEFSASVYQNEFLPDGGTDVNAIVTLTCSGAGAAGQTGGGDAGEIIIVDTSGSMGRTKLEAAKIAAAAAVDQIIDGTWFAVVAGSHQAYLAFPPVRSGAGLVRMDSAARHAAHQAIAQFRADGGTAMGTWLTLAGRLFDSVPALAQRHAILLTDGENHNETPEQLSTAIAGVAGRFQCDCRGVGVDWQVAEVRRIAQALLGTVDIIPDAGQMQQVFAELMQRSMARGVAEAQLRVWAPQGAEVMFVRQVAPTVEDLSSRRTPVNALTSAFPTGSWGDESRDYHVSVRLAAKAIGQEQLASRVQLVVGEQVVAQGLVKARWSDDDSLTTRINPEVAHYTGQTELADAIQEGLAAKAAGDTETATTKLGRAVQLAAATGNAEATSKLRKVVDIDDPDTGTVRLRRAVDRADEMALDTASTKTTRVRAQG
- a CDS encoding M48 family metallopeptidase — translated: MSYASNRELRPGRIRFAGISPRAYEHPADRGALVALRAVPGFDAVLKAVLGAVGERSERLLHLATAVRVSARQYPELHVMVAECATALDLPRVPELYVTQDPHPDAMTLGTDRPIIVTTTGMLQLLDSDGMRFVIGHEVGHVLSGHGLYRMVLTQLVAISANVQWLPLGAWGLRAIVLALHEWYRKAELSADRAGLLCTQDPAAALKVHAALAGALDPDDMDVAGFLDQAREYQSSGDVRDSVLKLLQISGQSHPMAALRAAELQQWAAGGEYRAILGGDYLRREDDASAPISDDVRAAAASYQKTFASSSDPLVSLVGKLGAAVGTVGGFAATRVRDWWQTQGRPPGTP